In Acidimicrobiales bacterium, a genomic segment contains:
- a CDS encoding cold shock domain-containing protein, translated as MGERRHGVVSTFDEHRGYGTVRTDDGRDLFFHCTAIADGSRTIEEAVAVSFHVVAGRLGRWEATAIEMEVIASADGRG; from the coding sequence GTGGGGGAGCGGCGCCACGGGGTGGTCTCGACGTTCGACGAGCATCGCGGCTACGGCACGGTGCGCACCGACGACGGCCGCGACCTGTTCTTCCACTGCACCGCCATCGCCGATGGGTCGCGCACCATCGAGGAGGCCGTGGCGGTGTCCTTCCACGTCGTCGCCGGGCGCCTCGGGCGCTGGGAGGCGACGGCGATCGAGATGGAGGTCATCGCCTCGGCCGATGGCCGCGGGTAG
- the hisG gene encoding ATP phosphoribosyltransferase — protein sequence MLKLVLPKGSLEKATLELFESADLAVNRSSEVAYKATIADPRVTEVRILRPQEIPRYVADGLFDVGITGRDWIEETASEVETLGTLNYSKATAKPFNIVVAVPEESDVRVIEDLPKGVRVSSEYPELTRRYFEAKGIDAQVILSYGATEAKVPDIVDCIVDGTETGRALRAARLRIVDTILSSYTELIANPAAFADPEKRHAMQQLHTLLQGSLEARGKVLVKLNVGEADLDRVIDIVPAMKVPTVSKLFGDGGYAVETVVSKSQINTLIPALKDAGATDIIELPLSKIIH from the coding sequence GTGCTGAAGCTGGTCCTCCCCAAGGGTTCCCTCGAGAAGGCCACCCTCGAGCTGTTCGAGTCGGCCGACCTGGCCGTGAACCGCAGCTCCGAAGTCGCCTACAAGGCGACCATCGCCGACCCCCGCGTCACCGAGGTCCGGATCCTGCGCCCGCAGGAGATCCCGCGCTACGTCGCCGACGGGCTCTTCGACGTCGGCATCACGGGGCGCGACTGGATCGAGGAGACGGCGAGCGAGGTCGAGACCCTCGGCACCCTCAACTACTCGAAGGCCACGGCCAAGCCGTTCAACATCGTCGTGGCCGTCCCCGAGGAGTCCGACGTCCGGGTCATCGAAGACCTCCCGAAGGGGGTGCGGGTGTCGTCGGAGTACCCCGAGCTGACCCGCCGCTACTTCGAGGCGAAGGGCATCGACGCCCAGGTGATCCTCTCCTACGGCGCCACCGAGGCCAAGGTCCCCGACATCGTCGACTGCATCGTCGACGGCACCGAGACGGGGCGTGCCCTGCGCGCCGCCCGCCTGCGCATCGTCGACACGATCCTGTCGAGCTACACGGAGCTGATCGCCAACCCGGCGGCGTTCGCCGACCCCGAGAAGCGCCACGCCATGCAGCAGCTGCACACGTTGCTCCAGGGGTCGCTCGAGGCGCGGGGCAAGGTGCTGGTGAAGCTCAACGTGGGCGAGGCCGACCTCGACCGGGTGATCGACATCGTGCCCGCCATGAAGGTCCCCACGGTGTCCAAGCTCTTCGGTGACGGTGGCTACGCGGTCGAGACCGTGGTCTCCAAGTCCCAGATCAACACCTTGATCCCGGCGCTCAAGGACGCAGGGGCGACCGACATCATCGAGCTTCCGCTCTCCAAGATCATCCACTAG
- the ribH gene encoding 6,7-dimethyl-8-ribityllumazine synthase, producing the protein MTSADHTNYVGRLRGDGMRIAIACGRFNDLITERLLAGARDGLLRHGVDAASITEAWAPGAFELPLVAKRLAESGDHDAVITLGAVIRGATGHYEQVAGQCAAGVARAQLDTGVPVIFGVLTVDTIEQAIERAGTKAGNKGYESAEAAIEMVDLLRQLPKGG; encoded by the coding sequence ATGACGTCCGCTGACCACACCAACTACGTCGGTCGCCTGCGGGGTGACGGCATGCGCATCGCCATCGCCTGTGGGCGGTTCAACGACCTCATCACCGAGCGGCTCCTCGCGGGGGCGCGGGACGGCCTCCTGCGCCACGGCGTCGACGCCGCCTCGATCACCGAGGCGTGGGCGCCCGGTGCCTTCGAGTTGCCCCTGGTGGCGAAGCGCCTGGCCGAGTCAGGTGACCACGACGCCGTCATCACCCTCGGCGCCGTCATCCGGGGCGCCACCGGCCACTACGAGCAGGTGGCCGGGCAGTGCGCCGCCGGGGTCGCCAGGGCCCAGCTCGACACCGGCGTGCCGGTGATCTTCGGGGTCCTCACCGTCGACACCATCGAGCAGGCGATCGAGCGGGCCGGGACCAAGGCCGGCAACAAGGGGTACGAGTCGGCGGAGGCAGCAATCGAGATGGTCGATCTGCTGCGCCAGCTCCCCAAGGGCGGTTGA
- a CDS encoding bifunctional 3,4-dihydroxy-2-butanone-4-phosphate synthase/GTP cyclohydrolase II, protein MTGAAPSDRLANIEDAIAAIGRGEIVVVVDDEDRENEGDLIMAAEFATPEKIAFFVRHTSGVICMPLTGARCDDLDLPLMVADNTEIHRTAFTVSVDHRHETTTGISAADRAATIAALIDPATTPKDLARPGHIFPLRYREGGVLKRAGHTEAAVDLARMAGLFPAGVLCEIVNEDGTMSRMPELEHFCDEHGLLMITIADLIRYRRQGEKLIRRVSEARIPTDWGDFTCYAYDSVLDGETHLAFVKGAVQGQEDVLVRVHSECLTGDVFGSLRCDCGVQLQAAMQKIDDEGLGVVVYLRGHEGRGIGISHKLKAYVLQDEGRDTVDANTDLGLHVDSREYGIGAQILVDLGITTMRLMTNNPAKGDGIAGYGLEIVDRVPLETVPNPENITYLRTKKERMGHLLEGLDDVR, encoded by the coding sequence GTGACCGGCGCCGCGCCGAGCGACCGCCTCGCCAACATCGAGGACGCCATCGCGGCCATCGGCCGGGGCGAGATCGTGGTGGTGGTCGACGACGAGGACCGCGAGAACGAGGGCGACCTCATCATGGCGGCGGAGTTCGCAACGCCCGAGAAGATCGCCTTCTTCGTCCGTCACACCTCCGGCGTGATCTGCATGCCGCTGACCGGCGCCCGCTGCGACGACCTCGACCTGCCGCTCATGGTGGCCGACAACACCGAGATCCACCGCACGGCCTTCACCGTCTCGGTCGACCACCGCCACGAGACCACCACGGGCATCTCCGCCGCCGACCGCGCCGCCACCATCGCCGCCCTCATCGACCCTGCCACCACGCCGAAGGACCTGGCCCGGCCCGGGCACATCTTCCCGCTGCGCTACCGCGAGGGCGGCGTCCTCAAGCGCGCCGGCCACACCGAGGCGGCCGTCGACCTCGCCCGGATGGCCGGGCTCTTCCCGGCTGGCGTGCTCTGCGAGATCGTCAACGAGGACGGCACCATGTCACGCATGCCCGAGCTCGAGCACTTCTGCGACGAGCACGGCCTGTTGATGATCACCATCGCCGACCTCATCCGGTACCGCCGGCAGGGCGAGAAGCTGATCAGGCGGGTCTCCGAGGCGCGGATCCCCACCGACTGGGGCGACTTCACCTGCTACGCCTACGACTCGGTGCTCGACGGGGAGACCCACCTCGCCTTCGTGAAGGGCGCGGTCCAGGGCCAGGAGGACGTCCTGGTCCGCGTCCACAGCGAGTGCCTCACGGGTGACGTCTTCGGGTCGTTGCGCTGCGACTGCGGGGTCCAGCTCCAGGCGGCGATGCAGAAGATCGACGACGAGGGCCTGGGCGTCGTGGTCTACCTCCGCGGCCACGAGGGGCGCGGGATCGGCATCAGCCACAAGCTCAAGGCCTACGTCCTGCAGGACGAGGGCCGCGACACCGTCGACGCCAACACCGACCTCGGCCTCCACGTCGACAGCCGCGAGTACGGCATCGGCGCCCAGATCCTCGTCGACCTCGGCATCACCACCATGCGCCTCATGACCAACAACCCGGCCAAGGGCGACGGCATCGCCGGCTATGGCCTCGAGATCGTCGACCGGGTGCCGCTGGAGACCGTCCCCAACCCCGAGAACATCACCTACCTCCGCACCAAGAAGGAGCGGATGGGTCACCTGCTGGAGGGCCTCGATGACGTCCGCTGA
- a CDS encoding riboflavin synthase produces the protein MFTGIVEELGRVVRCDGGRIRIAARAVLDGVHIGDSTAVNGCCLTVVAFEAPGGDGDEGWWEADVSDETLARTDLGSLAPGDPVNLERPVRLMDRLGGHLVQGHVDAVGEVVRPVPDLEVSLPPALARYVVAKGSITVDGVSLTVVDVDDGGFTVAVIPHTAEVTTLGHKGPGDRVNLEVDVMAKYAEKLLAGHLS, from the coding sequence ATGTTCACAGGCATCGTGGAGGAGCTGGGACGCGTGGTCCGGTGCGATGGCGGTCGCATCCGCATCGCCGCCCGCGCCGTGCTCGACGGCGTCCACATCGGTGACTCGACCGCCGTCAACGGCTGCTGCCTGACCGTGGTCGCCTTCGAGGCTCCTGGCGGTGACGGCGATGAAGGGTGGTGGGAGGCCGACGTGAGCGACGAGACCCTGGCCCGCACCGACCTCGGGTCTCTGGCGCCAGGCGATCCGGTGAACCTGGAGCGCCCGGTGCGCCTGATGGACCGCCTGGGCGGTCACCTGGTGCAAGGCCACGTCGACGCGGTCGGCGAGGTCGTCCGCCCGGTGCCCGACCTCGAGGTCTCTCTGCCGCCGGCGCTGGCGCGCTACGTGGTCGCCAAGGGCAGCATCACCGTCGACGGGGTGAGCCTCACCGTCGTCGACGTCGACGACGGCGGCTTCACCGTCGCCGTCATCCCGCACACCGCCGAGGTCACCACCCTCGGCCACAAGGGCCCGGGCGACCGGGTCAACCTGGAGGTCGACGTCATGGCCAAGTACGCCGAGAAGCTCCTCGCTGGACACCTCTCGTGA
- the ribD gene encoding bifunctional diaminohydroxyphosphoribosylaminopyrimidine deaminase/5-amino-6-(5-phosphoribosylamino)uracil reductase RibD translates to MDDKQAMRRAMALAHAVRRTTAPNPWVGCVLATPDGRVHEGATAPPGGLHAEAAALVSAGPAARGATAWVTLEPCSHHGRTPPCADALVAAGVRRVVVGVVDADERVAGRGIDRLRAAGIEVEVGVEGDEVTRQLAPYLKHRRTGRPWVVLKWASSVDGRTAAPDGTSQWITGPEARTDAHALRAEADAVVVGAGTVRADDPSLTVRHVEGPDPLRVVLGQAPEGARVHPALELSGEPGAVLDELGRRGVLRVLVEGGAGVAGAFHRAGVVDRYVVYLAPKLFGGDDGRSALAGAGAATMADVWEGRVAAVTQLGADVRLDLVPATSDLGDVRRPEEVPA, encoded by the coding sequence GTGGACGACAAGCAGGCGATGCGGCGGGCGATGGCCCTCGCGCACGCCGTGCGCCGCACCACCGCCCCCAACCCGTGGGTCGGTTGCGTGCTCGCCACGCCCGACGGGCGCGTCCACGAGGGCGCCACCGCCCCGCCCGGGGGCCTCCACGCCGAGGCCGCCGCCCTCGTCTCCGCCGGGCCCGCTGCCCGTGGCGCCACCGCATGGGTGACGCTCGAGCCCTGCTCGCACCACGGGCGCACCCCACCGTGCGCCGACGCACTGGTCGCCGCGGGTGTCCGCCGGGTGGTCGTGGGCGTGGTCGACGCCGACGAGCGCGTCGCGGGGCGGGGCATCGACCGGTTGCGAGCCGCCGGCATCGAGGTCGAGGTCGGCGTGGAAGGCGACGAGGTCACCCGCCAGCTGGCGCCGTACCTCAAGCACCGGCGGACGGGCCGGCCGTGGGTCGTGCTCAAGTGGGCGTCGTCGGTCGACGGGCGCACCGCCGCCCCCGACGGGACCTCGCAGTGGATCACCGGTCCCGAGGCCCGCACCGACGCCCACGCCCTCCGCGCCGAGGCCGACGCCGTGGTCGTCGGAGCGGGGACGGTGCGCGCCGACGACCCCAGCCTCACCGTCCGCCACGTGGAGGGCCCCGACCCCCTGCGGGTGGTCCTCGGGCAGGCGCCGGAGGGCGCGCGGGTCCACCCCGCCCTCGAGCTGAGCGGCGAGCCCGGCGCGGTGCTCGACGAGCTCGGCCGCCGGGGCGTGCTGCGGGTCCTGGTCGAGGGCGGCGCAGGCGTGGCCGGGGCGTTCCACCGGGCCGGCGTCGTCGACCGCTACGTCGTGTACCTCGCCCCGAAGCTCTTCGGTGGCGACGACGGGCGCAGCGCCCTCGCGGGTGCCGGCGCCGCCACCATGGCCGACGTCTGGGAGGGCCGGGTGGCGGCGGTGACCCAGCTCGGCGCCGACGTCCGCCTCGACCTGGTGCCGGCCACGTCCGACCTCGGCGACGTCCGTCGCCCCGAGGAGGTGCCCGCCTGA